The following DNA comes from Riemerella anatipestifer ATCC 11845 = DSM 15868.
AACATTGCCAAAAACCTATGGTAACAGCTTTTTTTATACTGATTTCTTTTTCTGTATGTATTTCAGGTGTTTTAAATACTTTATCAATAAATAGAAGAACCACGCCACCTAAAACTAAAACTACGGCGATGGGAATAGGGTTTCCTAAGACAGATTCTATCATATCATCAAATAGATAACCTAAAACCAATGCTGGAACTACGGCAAAACCAAGTTTGATATAAAAGTTGAAATTCTGAAAGTTGAAAAACTTTTTCCAATATAAAAATACCACAGCAAGGATAGCACCTAATTGTATGGATACTTGAAACATTTTAACAAATTCGTCTTCTTGTATCCCAAATATAGAACTTGTGAAAATCATATGTGCGGTAGAGGAAACAGGTAGGTATTCCGTTAAACCTTCAATAATAGCAATAATAATAGCTTCTAAAAAATTCATGACTTAAAAAGTTTAAAGCAAAAGTCAATTGCGTTATAGAACAATTGACTTTAATTTCTGTATTATAAAAAATGATTATTTTCTTTTCAAAATAGCATAGACTTGTATCACAAATCCTGTAATTACCAATAGTGGAGCAATGCGTATTCTTCTGATAGAAAAAATATCCTCATTCCAGTAGTTTGGGTCAAATTTACCATCGGGCGTTGTGTTAGCTCCAGACCCCATCATAAGAATAAATCCTAAAACAATACACACCAAGCCTATAAGCATCCACTTATAATTGTCTTTTTTGAAATAAAAACTATTTTCGTTTGTTTTATTTTGTTCTGCCATAGTTTAAGAATAGTATAAATCATCAATATTAGTTCTAAGGAACCTCCAAGTTGCAAAAATAGTGCTTAGAACAGTGATAAGGACTCCAACTCCAAAAACCGCTAAAACCAATTGTATGTACTGATTAGTATCTTGTACAAACGGAGTTCCTATTTGATTAGTAAAATAATACCAAACTCCAAATAGTGCTAAAAGCCCAATAACAGCACCAATGAGCCCTAAAATAACGGCTTCTATGATGAACGGTTTAAGGATAAAACGACGCTTAGCACCCACAAGTTGCATAGTCTTAATAATGAATCTTTTAGAAAATATTTTTAGTCTAATAGAGTTGTTAATCAGTACGATTGCTAAAATTAAAAATACCAAAGAAAATGCTAATATCCAAGTGAGGATTCTGTTAAGGTTATTGTAAACCTCAATCATTAGGTCGCTGTTATTTTTTACTTCTACAATGCCATCTACTTTTTCTAATTCTTTAACTACACCTTGTATTTCCTCAGGGCTTACGAAATTTGGCTTTAGAGAAACCTCTACTGAAGACGGGAATATGTTTTCTTCAAAAAGAGCGTCAGCATCTATACCCATACTTTTTTTAGCTTCTTTAGACGCTTGTTGTCTTGAGATAAAAGTAGTTTTTTTAACAAACGGAAGTGCTTGTATGGTCTTTATAGCTTCTTGTTCTTGTTTCGCTATTTTTAGAGAATCTTTAGCATCGTAGTTTTCGGAGAAAAAGGCGTTTACTACAAGTTGTTCTTTAATATAGTCTGAATATTTTTGAGCATTGATAAGAATAAGACCGAAAAGCCCTACCAAAAACAAAACTAATGCTATACTAATAACTACCGTGATATTGCTGGATCTCAGCCTTCTTTTGTTAAAATCGTCTACTGTATTAGCCATTAAATGAAATTTTTCGGCTAAAATAGAAAAAATCTTCCGAAATTTGCTCCCAATAAGACTAAAATCATTGTTAATAAAATCATAAAAAAATCATTTCATTTTGACAGTAAAAGCTAAAAAACACCTCGGGCAACATTTTCTTAACGACGAAAACATAGCATCTAAAATTGTAGAAGCTTTAGAGGTTGATGTTCAGGATTTTGTCTTAGAAGTAGGTCCAGGTATGGGAGTTTTAACCAAATATCTTCTTAATAAAAATTCAGAAATATTTGTGGCAGAGATAGATGTAGAGTCTATTGCTTACCTTAAAGAACATTACCCCAAATTAGAAGAAAAACACTTTGTTGGTGATTTTTTAAAAGCTAATTTGACCGAAATTTTCAATTCGGAGCAGGTTTCTGTTATAGGGAATTTTCCATACAATATTTCATCACAGATTTTATTTAAAATAATAGATAATTACGCCCAAATACCAGAAATGGTGGGAATGTTCCAAAAAGAAGTCGCTGAAAGAACTTCTGCAGAACCTCGCACTAAAAGTTATGGGATTCTGTCGGTAATGGTTCAGGCGTATTATGATGTAAAGTATCTTTTTACCGTTAGCGAAAATGTTTTTACGCCACCACCTAAAGTGAAATCTGGAGTTATCAGGCTTACCAGAAATCCTAAAAAAGGTCTAGAAGGCAACGAAGTTTTATTTAAACAAATTGTAAAAGCAGGTTTTAACCAAAGACGAAAAAAATTAAGTAACGCTCTTAAAGGACTTAATATTCCCGAAGCTTTATTAACGCATAATTTTTTAACTTTGCGAGCGGAAGAACTTAGTGTAGAAGATTTTATCATCTTTACTATTGAGTGGAAAAATGCACTAAAATCATCAGCCGTTTAACATTTAAATAAAGACTATTTTGACTGAAACCATTGCTCTTAGAGAACTGATAAAAAATCTCATCAAGGAGAAAAATGCTAAAGAGGTAGCTCTGATGCTTTCCGAAATGGAAGCACCAGACATTGCTTCTATATTTGAAGATTTAGAGGAGGAAGAACAGCATTTTCTCTACGATTTAATGAGTAATGAGAAATCTGCAGAAGTACTCTTAGAGATAGATGAAGACGAGCGAAAGAGCTTTATGAAAGGGCTCTCTTCGCAAGAGATTGCAGATGAAATTATCAATGAGATAGATTCTGACGATGCGGCGGATATTATCTCTGAACTTCCAGAACATCAGCAGACCGAAATTATCCAAAGGTTAGATGACGAGGAACACGCCCAAAGTATCGTGGACTTACTTAGGTATGATGAAGATGAGGCTGGAGGTCTTATGGCAACGGAAATGGTAAAAGTTAATCAGAACTTAACCATTATTTCGGCGGTCAAAGAGATGAGAAAGCAAGCCGAAGATTTAGATGAGGTGTATTCTATCTATGTAGTAGATGATAATGATAAACTGCTAGGGCTTTTAAGTTTAAAAAAACTACTTACAACCACTTCTTCTACTAAAGTTTCGGAGGTGTATAATCCTAAAATCCGTTCGGTGATGGATACGGATACGGCTGAAGAGGTAGCAA
Coding sequences within:
- a CDS encoding undecaprenyl-diphosphate phosphatase, with the protein product MNFLEAIIIAIIEGLTEYLPVSSTAHMIFTSSIFGIQEDEFVKMFQVSIQLGAILAVVFLYWKKFFNFQNFNFYIKLGFAVVPALVLGYLFDDMIESVLGNPIPIAVVLVLGGVVLLFIDKVFKTPEIHTEKEISIKKAVTIGFWQCLAMMPGTSRSAASIIGGMQQKLSREAAAEFSFFLAVPTMLAVTVYSIFVKKWEYLGVEQKGYEMLTHGDNLKLFLAGNLVAFVVAVIAIKFFIGVIKKYGFKPWGWYRIIVGIALLIYFTVVK
- a CDS encoding DUF3098 domain-containing protein; this translates as MAEQNKTNENSFYFKKDNYKWMLIGLVCIVLGFILMMGSGANTTPDGKFDPNYWNEDIFSIRRIRIAPLLVITGFVIQVYAILKRK
- a CDS encoding cell division protein FtsX; the encoded protein is MANTVDDFNKRRLRSSNITVVISIALVLFLVGLFGLILINAQKYSDYIKEQLVVNAFFSENYDAKDSLKIAKQEQEAIKTIQALPFVKKTTFISRQQASKEAKKSMGIDADALFEENIFPSSVEVSLKPNFVSPEEIQGVVKELEKVDGIVEVKNNSDLMIEVYNNLNRILTWILAFSLVFLILAIVLINNSIRLKIFSKRFIIKTMQLVGAKRRFILKPFIIEAVILGLIGAVIGLLALFGVWYYFTNQIGTPFVQDTNQYIQLVLAVFGVGVLITVLSTIFATWRFLRTNIDDLYYS
- the rsmA gene encoding 16S rRNA (adenine(1518)-N(6)/adenine(1519)-N(6))-dimethyltransferase RsmA, with amino-acid sequence MTVKAKKHLGQHFLNDENIASKIVEALEVDVQDFVLEVGPGMGVLTKYLLNKNSEIFVAEIDVESIAYLKEHYPKLEEKHFVGDFLKANLTEIFNSEQVSVIGNFPYNISSQILFKIIDNYAQIPEMVGMFQKEVAERTSAEPRTKSYGILSVMVQAYYDVKYLFTVSENVFTPPPKVKSGVIRLTRNPKKGLEGNEVLFKQIVKAGFNQRRKKLSNALKGLNIPEALLTHNFLTLRAEELSVEDFIIFTIEWKNALKSSAV